In Argiope bruennichi chromosome 4, qqArgBrue1.1, whole genome shotgun sequence, a single window of DNA contains:
- the LOC129965627 gene encoding stathmin-like, with protein MQSFTEAKGGLKFDVVLSDSPSRRMRKVIPSPTKKDLSLSEIEDKLEAAEQRRLSQLYKEQNMRSRRLNRVLEVQKNKNTFIKRFKTKAMESYDKKMRKTGKNREAYLMSIQKKNRDLLMRVNEIKNTTLFLRENHFDTFCRKFEIAEQTRAAQFNALEDRLKKIDKKAEQVSTHVQELTALVKSLVVRNQN; from the coding sequence ATGCAGAGCTTCACCGAAGCGAAAGGTGGACTGAAATTCGACGTCGTTCTTTCGGATTCGCCCAGTAGACGAATGAGAAAGGTAATTCCGTCTCCAACAAAGAAAGATCTCTCTCTGTCCGAAATAGAGGACAAATTGGAGGCCGCCGAACAGAGGAGATTGTCTCAGTTATACAAGGAGCAAAACATGCGTTCCAGGCGCCTAAATCGCGTCCTCGAAGTTCAAAAGAACAAGAACACCTTCATTAAAAGATTCAAAACGAAAGCGATGGAAAGCTACgataaaaaaatgcgaaaaacgGGGAAAAACCGCGAAGCTTACCTGATGTCCATTCAGAAGAAGAACAGGGATTTGCTGATGAGGGTGAATGAGATAAAGAACACCACCTTGTTTTTGAGGGAGAACCATTTCGACACTTTTTGTCGTAAATTCGAAATTGCTGAACAGACGAGAGCTGCCCAGTTCAACGCATTAGAGGATCGCCTCAAGAAGATAGATAAGAAAGCGGAGCAAGTGAGTACCCATGTCCAAGAGCTCACGGCTTTAGTCAAGTCGCTGGTAGTTCGAAATCAAAACTAg